A single region of the Pseudomonas sp. VD-NE ins genome encodes:
- a CDS encoding phage tail assembly chaperone — protein MAKIRIAQNPTFRALVHIPVVGCEPEAIEFTFKYRDRPALAALFDEWNLKAKEMREGFGEGTTLSDVVAAETEYQVQQIKDLVAGWGFDDKFDDKSILALVKSCQGTAEAVVNAYQSAFNQARLGN, from the coding sequence ATGGCAAAGATCAGGATCGCCCAGAACCCTACGTTCAGGGCACTTGTGCACATCCCTGTCGTTGGGTGTGAGCCCGAGGCAATCGAGTTCACCTTCAAGTATCGCGATCGCCCGGCACTCGCCGCGCTGTTCGACGAATGGAACCTGAAGGCGAAGGAAATGCGCGAGGGGTTCGGGGAAGGCACCACATTGTCAGATGTCGTTGCTGCCGAAACCGAATATCAGGTGCAGCAGATCAAGGACCTGGTCGCGGGCTGGGGCTTCGATGACAAGTTCGACGACAAGAGCATCCTTGCCCTTGTGAAGTCATGCCAAGGTACTGCCGAAGCGGTAGTGAATGCCTACCAGAGCGCATTCAATCAGGCCCGGCTGGGAAACTGA
- a CDS encoding tail assembly protein, with protein sequence MSATASNPLMTTILLSGPLAKLFGRTHYRELGTKSVGEAFKALKCTLDGFDKAIKDLDLRGMRFAIFRNKKNVGEKDFSLGGTHEIRIVPVITGSKRAGVFQTIIGVVLIAASFFAGGAGPSLFSAGVGLTIGGVVQLLSPQATGLKQSASPENSPSYAFGSAKNTTASGNPAPICIGERRWGGMIISASILAEDKV encoded by the coding sequence ATGTCGGCGACAGCTTCCAATCCATTGATGACAACCATCCTACTATCGGGGCCGCTGGCAAAACTGTTCGGGCGAACTCATTATCGAGAACTCGGAACAAAGTCAGTTGGTGAGGCCTTCAAGGCTTTGAAATGCACGCTAGATGGTTTTGATAAGGCGATCAAAGACCTAGATCTACGCGGCATGCGTTTCGCGATTTTCCGTAATAAAAAGAACGTCGGCGAGAAAGATTTCTCATTGGGAGGTACTCACGAAATTCGTATCGTCCCAGTAATTACGGGAAGCAAACGCGCAGGGGTATTCCAAACGATTATCGGGGTGGTGCTGATCGCGGCTTCTTTTTTTGCTGGCGGGGCTGGGCCGAGTCTCTTTTCAGCCGGTGTTGGTCTGACAATCGGTGGCGTCGTGCAGCTCCTGAGTCCGCAAGCGACGGGCCTGAAGCAAAGCGCATCCCCCGAAAACTCCCCGTCCTACGCCTTCGGCAGCGCCAAGAACACCACGGCCAGCGGCAACCCGGCACCGATCTGCATCGGCGAACGCCGGTGGGGCGGGATGATCATCTCTGCTTCGATCCTGGCTGAAGACAAAGTGTAA
- a CDS encoding phage tail terminator-like protein translates to MSHARARQSIETKLAAWSAARPIRVAYSNQPFTPNPSETYLRAFQLPASTTCRYLGGDAYEYAGVYQISIVCPSAQAMATAETLVEELTQLFRVDTPLARNGFDGLITEPVDQGPTITESATYTVPASFTYAGVADLPPAGA, encoded by the coding sequence ATGAGTCACGCACGCGCCCGTCAGTCCATCGAAACGAAGCTGGCCGCATGGTCGGCTGCGCGTCCAATACGAGTGGCCTATTCGAATCAGCCATTCACGCCAAATCCATCTGAAACCTATCTCCGGGCCTTCCAGCTACCAGCCAGCACCACTTGCCGTTATCTCGGCGGGGACGCCTACGAATACGCCGGTGTTTATCAGATCAGCATCGTTTGTCCATCTGCCCAGGCCATGGCCACCGCAGAGACGCTTGTTGAAGAGCTGACCCAACTCTTTCGCGTAGACACGCCACTGGCCCGCAACGGGTTCGATGGCCTCATCACGGAACCAGTAGATCAAGGGCCAACAATCACAGAGTCGGCGACCTACACGGTCCCGGCCAGCTTCACCTACGCAGGTGTCGCAGACCTACCGCCCGCTGGGGCATAA
- a CDS encoding DUF1983 domain-containing protein — translation MGAAAQIDISGEKGGSSKPKSPTEASDSLRSTNLAKLLIAVGEGEFDGVPTDYDIYLDNTPIRDSSGNYNFPNVKWDWRPGSVDQTYIPGIPAVENETSLNIELRSDTAWVRSITNTQLSAVRMRLAWPALQRSDDEGNVGGYRMEYAIDVATDGGAYQQVLVDAVDGKTTTRYERSRRIDLPDATTGWQIRVRRLTPNQNTNKIADTMLVAGYTEVIDAKLRYPNTALLYIEFDAEQFTNIPAVTVKCKARRWMVPSNYDPIQRTYTGTWDGSMKSAWTNNPAWITYGICTEERFGLGKRIKPFMVDKWELYRIAQYCDQLVPNGLSGQEPRFLCDMNLQGKADAWSLLRDISAIYRGMTYWAQGQLVMQADMPRAQDFDYVFTRSNVIDGKFSYGSASAKTRYTRALVSYDNPANNYDTDVIPFSDLDLQRRYGDRPTELSAIGCTRASEAQRRGKWAILSNNQDRTVSFKTGMEGVIPLPGHVIPVADSLLAGREVGGRISAVAGRVITLDRDTQAKAGDRLIINLPGGRAEGRTVQSVNGRAVTVTVAYSEPPVAQLQWALDADDLAIPLYRVLRTKRTIEGDYEISALQFEPSKFAYIDTGARLEERPISVIPITVVPAPASVTLSSTSSIVQGLAVATMTISWPAVDGAVGYDVEWRKDSGNWIKLQRTGMTNADVVGIYAGAYVARVRAVSAFDITSPWRNSILTNLSGKQGLPPALAYLKTISKVYGIGLEWGFPPGAEDTQRTEIWNNKINDLATAVKLADFAYPQSNHEMQNVVPGTTLFFWGRLVDRIGNVGPWYPAVNGVNGQVSIDQSEYEQYFLGKIQESALGEQLFKEIGKISGDGEGSVNERLEQAKQELENLIGEITDAMVYDPAKPYGKGEIVRLDGRLFSAIKAVPAGTTPPNAEFWYDMGTIAETTNAMALQIQQHTTLIQTIDGKVSAQASTMQALQAVWREDDGTGAMSEALKAYHNTASIVTNEKVIAEEKLASATRFTSIDAAVGKNAANLSTLESAVATDKEATAQRIETISATANNATAKAETASTAVSGLNGKVSALTTIKTSTTVGNRTVMAGLAIGVEGEQQESQILAFAQRFAILDEVSGQMIAPFVVQSGQVFMNTAIISQAFIKDLVLGMTLRSATLNAQGQPLLEINIPAGTLTLRSAGSGGSSLLNNDGLAAFDAAGTLRAKFGRLS, via the coding sequence ATGGGCGCAGCAGCACAGATCGACATCAGCGGCGAGAAGGGCGGCAGCAGCAAGCCGAAGTCGCCAACCGAAGCCTCCGACAGCCTGCGCTCGACCAACTTGGCCAAGCTGTTGATCGCCGTGGGCGAGGGTGAATTCGACGGCGTCCCGACCGATTACGACATCTATCTGGACAACACGCCAATCCGCGATTCCAGCGGCAACTACAACTTCCCGAACGTGAAGTGGGATTGGCGCCCGGGCTCCGTGGATCAGACCTACATCCCCGGCATTCCGGCCGTGGAGAATGAGACATCGCTGAACATCGAACTGCGCAGCGATACCGCGTGGGTGCGGTCGATTACTAACACTCAGCTTTCTGCGGTGCGCATGCGACTGGCCTGGCCGGCACTGCAACGGTCCGACGACGAAGGCAACGTTGGCGGGTACCGCATGGAGTACGCCATTGATGTGGCCACCGACGGCGGCGCCTATCAGCAGGTGCTGGTGGATGCTGTCGACGGCAAGACCACCACGCGCTACGAGCGCTCGCGCCGCATTGACCTGCCGGACGCCACTACCGGCTGGCAGATCCGCGTGCGCCGCCTGACTCCGAATCAGAACACCAACAAGATCGCCGACACCATGCTGGTGGCCGGCTACACCGAGGTGATCGACGCGAAGCTTCGCTACCCGAATACCGCGCTTCTCTACATCGAGTTCGACGCTGAGCAGTTCACCAACATCCCGGCCGTCACCGTCAAGTGCAAGGCTCGCCGCTGGATGGTGCCGAGCAACTATGACCCGATTCAGCGCACCTATACGGGGACGTGGGACGGCTCGATGAAATCGGCCTGGACTAATAACCCGGCGTGGATCACCTACGGCATTTGCACTGAAGAGCGCTTCGGCTTGGGCAAGCGCATCAAGCCGTTCATGGTCGACAAGTGGGAGCTGTATCGCATCGCCCAATACTGCGACCAGCTGGTGCCGAACGGATTAAGCGGGCAGGAACCACGCTTCCTCTGTGACATGAACCTGCAGGGGAAGGCCGATGCCTGGTCGCTGCTGCGCGATATCTCGGCGATTTACCGAGGCATGACGTACTGGGCGCAGGGACAGTTGGTGATGCAGGCAGACATGCCGCGAGCGCAGGACTTCGACTACGTCTTCACCCGGTCCAACGTTATCGACGGAAAGTTCTCCTATGGCAGCGCTTCGGCGAAGACCCGTTACACCCGGGCGCTGGTCAGCTATGACAACCCGGCGAACAACTACGACACAGACGTCATCCCGTTTTCTGACCTCGATCTGCAGCGCCGGTATGGTGATCGGCCGACCGAGCTGAGCGCCATTGGCTGCACACGCGCATCTGAGGCCCAGCGCCGTGGCAAGTGGGCGATCTTGAGCAACAACCAAGACCGCACCGTGTCGTTTAAGACCGGTATGGAAGGTGTGATTCCGCTGCCTGGCCATGTCATCCCGGTTGCCGATTCGCTGCTCGCTGGTCGTGAAGTCGGCGGCCGGATCTCGGCAGTGGCGGGGCGGGTGATCACACTTGATCGCGATACCCAGGCCAAGGCCGGCGACCGGCTGATCATCAACCTGCCGGGTGGCCGCGCCGAAGGTCGGACAGTGCAGAGCGTCAACGGCCGCGCCGTGACCGTCACAGTTGCCTACAGCGAACCACCGGTTGCGCAACTGCAATGGGCGCTCGACGCCGATGATTTGGCAATCCCGCTGTACCGCGTGCTGCGCACCAAACGCACGATTGAAGGCGACTACGAAATCAGTGCGTTGCAATTTGAACCGAGCAAGTTCGCCTATATCGATACCGGCGCCCGCTTGGAAGAGCGGCCGATCAGCGTCATCCCGATCACCGTTGTTCCAGCGCCGGCGAGCGTGACACTGTCGTCGACGTCGTCGATCGTGCAGGGTCTGGCCGTGGCCACCATGACCATAAGCTGGCCCGCCGTGGACGGCGCGGTTGGCTATGACGTGGAATGGCGCAAAGACAGCGGTAACTGGATCAAACTACAGCGCACAGGTATGACCAACGCAGACGTGGTCGGTATCTATGCCGGTGCCTACGTGGCGCGGGTGCGTGCGGTGAGCGCGTTCGACATCACTTCGCCATGGCGCAACTCGATCCTGACGAACCTCAGCGGGAAGCAGGGGCTGCCGCCCGCACTGGCGTATCTGAAAACGATCAGCAAGGTTTACGGCATTGGTCTGGAATGGGGGTTTCCACCTGGTGCGGAAGACACCCAGCGCACGGAGATCTGGAACAACAAGATCAACGATCTGGCTACTGCTGTGAAGTTGGCGGATTTCGCCTATCCCCAATCGAACCACGAAATGCAGAACGTTGTGCCGGGCACCACTCTGTTTTTCTGGGGGAGGCTGGTCGATCGCATTGGCAACGTAGGGCCATGGTACCCAGCAGTAAATGGTGTCAACGGGCAGGTGAGCATCGACCAGTCTGAGTACGAGCAGTATTTCCTCGGGAAAATCCAAGAGTCAGCCTTGGGAGAGCAGCTTTTCAAAGAGATTGGGAAAATCTCTGGCGATGGCGAAGGTTCGGTCAATGAGCGGCTTGAGCAAGCCAAGCAAGAGCTTGAAAACCTGATCGGCGAAATCACCGATGCCATGGTCTATGACCCGGCGAAGCCATACGGAAAAGGCGAAATAGTGCGGTTGGATGGCCGGCTATTTTCAGCCATCAAGGCTGTGCCGGCCGGCACAACGCCGCCGAATGCTGAGTTCTGGTACGACATGGGCACCATTGCCGAAACCACCAATGCGATGGCCTTACAGATCCAGCAGCACACGACGCTGATTCAAACCATCGATGGCAAGGTTTCCGCGCAGGCGTCAACGATGCAGGCCCTGCAAGCGGTGTGGCGAGAGGATGACGGCACTGGCGCAATGAGCGAGGCGCTGAAGGCATATCACAACACGGCCAGCATCGTGACAAATGAGAAGGTAATAGCGGAGGAGAAGCTTGCGTCAGCAACGCGCTTCACGTCCATTGATGCTGCGGTAGGGAAAAATGCCGCGAATCTCTCAACACTGGAATCTGCGGTTGCAACAGATAAAGAAGCCACGGCGCAGCGCATCGAGACCATCTCGGCTACCGCCAACAACGCCACCGCAAAAGCAGAAACCGCGAGCACCGCCGTTTCTGGTTTGAACGGCAAAGTGTCTGCGCTGACCACCATCAAAACGTCCACCACTGTGGGAAACAGAACAGTGATGGCTGGCCTCGCCATCGGCGTGGAGGGTGAACAGCAAGAGTCGCAGATCCTTGCGTTCGCTCAACGTTTCGCGATCCTTGATGAAGTGAGCGGCCAAATGATTGCGCCATTTGTTGTACAGAGTGGCCAGGTGTTCATGAACACCGCAATTATCAGCCAAGCCTTCATCAAGGATCTGGTCCTAGGCATGACGCTGCGTTCGGCAACATTAAACGCTCAAGGCCAGCCGCTGTTGGAAATCAACATTCCAGCCGGGACATTGACACTGCGAAGCGCTGGCTCTGGAGGTTCGTCTCTTCTCAATAATGATGGACTTGCGGCATTCGATGCAGCTGGAACACTGCGAGCCAAATTCGGGAGACTTTCATAA
- a CDS encoding C40 family peptidase has protein sequence MRKHILNAIQAHAAAEYPKECCGLLLAVGRKQQYYPCRNVSTEPNEEFRIDPEEYAAAEDVGEVIGVVHSHPDATSRPSPRDLAMCEATALPWHILSWPEGDLRTVIPSGEVPLLKRPFVHGAWDCWQVCADWYKREWGLEFEAFKRADGWWESKDNTSLYEANYEAAGFYRVDQPQRGDMIVMEVGRTVYPNHAGIFLGADPALPGEGAATFGPGPFLLHHLYGRPSEVIVFGGPWHERTRLILRHKDAQPTT, from the coding sequence ATGCGAAAGCACATCTTGAATGCGATCCAGGCGCACGCGGCAGCCGAGTACCCGAAAGAGTGCTGCGGGTTGCTGCTGGCGGTGGGTCGAAAGCAGCAGTACTACCCGTGCCGCAACGTCTCTACTGAGCCGAACGAAGAGTTTCGAATCGACCCGGAGGAGTACGCAGCGGCCGAGGACGTCGGGGAGGTGATTGGTGTAGTTCATTCGCATCCGGACGCCACCAGCAGGCCGTCACCGCGCGACCTGGCCATGTGCGAGGCGACTGCGTTGCCTTGGCACATCCTGAGCTGGCCCGAAGGCGATCTTCGAACGGTCATACCGTCCGGCGAGGTGCCGCTACTGAAGCGGCCTTTCGTGCACGGCGCGTGGGACTGTTGGCAGGTCTGCGCGGATTGGTACAAGCGCGAGTGGGGGCTGGAGTTCGAAGCCTTCAAACGCGCCGATGGCTGGTGGGAGAGCAAGGACAACACCAGTCTGTACGAGGCGAACTACGAGGCCGCCGGCTTCTACCGCGTCGACCAGCCGCAGCGCGGCGACATGATCGTGATGGAAGTGGGGCGCACGGTTTACCCAAACCACGCCGGGATTTTCCTAGGCGCTGATCCGGCTTTGCCCGGTGAGGGCGCAGCAACGTTCGGCCCCGGTCCGTTCCTGCTTCACCACCTGTATGGCAGGCCGTCCGAAGTCATCGTGTTCGGCGGTCCGTGGCATGAGAGAACACGCCTGATACTCCGGCATAAAGATGCACAACCAACCACCTGA
- a CDS encoding DUF1799 domain-containing protein translates to MLGLTAADLSGDDVEVWPCNWPAFLLFNRMSTQWRVGTGGPIGLDYNCIRDVAEFLGIKKKKLAEIFPDLQVLEGEALRVMAEERENSP, encoded by the coding sequence ATCCTCGGGCTGACGGCTGCCGATTTGTCGGGTGACGATGTAGAGGTCTGGCCATGCAACTGGCCGGCCTTTCTCCTGTTCAATCGAATGTCCACGCAGTGGCGGGTCGGCACCGGTGGCCCGATCGGTCTCGATTACAACTGCATTCGCGACGTCGCCGAATTCCTCGGCATCAAGAAAAAGAAACTCGCTGAAATCTTTCCTGACCTGCAGGTGCTGGAAGGCGAAGCCCTGCGCGTGATGGCGGAGGAAAGGGAAAACAGCCCGTAA
- a CDS encoding phage tail protein gives MAARFPLPNGAVLEIASIMGSAVAFTALTNAKPPVAASVGHSIENGDVLLINSGWALINDRAVKASGVTADAFALAGLNTINTDKFTVGAGSGSVIPVSGWTQISKVTSFTSSGGEQQYQTVGYLEDDDDKQFPTNRNPTTITIVVEDQPTAQYVETVEGFDDTKELAVVRMKLRNGDQILYPGYVSITPDPTMERNNVMTRTISIGLSARSLRYLAGA, from the coding sequence ATGGCCGCACGCTTCCCGCTGCCGAACGGCGCTGTGCTGGAGATTGCCAGCATTATGGGATCCGCCGTCGCTTTCACTGCCTTGACCAATGCGAAACCGCCGGTCGCTGCTTCTGTGGGGCACAGCATCGAAAATGGCGACGTTTTGCTGATCAACTCCGGTTGGGCGCTGATCAATGACCGCGCAGTAAAGGCGTCCGGCGTCACTGCCGATGCTTTTGCCTTGGCTGGTCTCAATACCATCAACACTGACAAATTCACTGTTGGCGCAGGTTCTGGCTCAGTGATTCCTGTGTCCGGATGGACGCAAATCTCGAAAGTTACGTCCTTCACATCCTCCGGCGGTGAGCAGCAATACCAAACTGTTGGCTACCTGGAAGATGACGACGACAAGCAATTTCCAACCAACCGCAACCCGACCACGATCACCATCGTGGTGGAGGATCAGCCGACCGCTCAATACGTCGAGACTGTCGAAGGCTTCGACGACACCAAAGAGCTGGCCGTTGTACGCATGAAGTTGCGTAACGGCGATCAGATCCTCTACCCGGGTTATGTGAGCATCACTCCTGATCCAACGATGGAGCGTAACAACGTGATGACGCGAACTATCAGCATCGGGCTTTCGGCTCGTTCGCTTCGTTACTTGGCCGGCGCATAA
- a CDS encoding phage minor tail protein L: MPLISDIQVLEPGSEVLLFELDGTDYGADVLRFHGHAIPHTAAELIAAGDNADQLPAKAIYWQGDEYSAWPMQIEGIEANGDGTAVRPTLSVGNVNGRITALCLAFQDLADFKLTMRHTLGTYLDAANFPGGNPTADPTQETIEVWYVDQKMNEDGETVSWELASPGDVGNESIGRQATTLCHWCLTGGYRGPNCGYTGPYVTKDGVITDNPELDECDATLGKGCIPRFGEGNPLPFGGFPAVSLIARS; this comes from the coding sequence ATGCCGCTGATCAGTGATATCCAAGTGCTCGAGCCTGGCAGCGAAGTGCTGCTCTTTGAATTGGACGGCACGGACTACGGCGCGGACGTTCTGCGCTTCCACGGGCACGCGATCCCGCACACGGCGGCCGAGCTGATTGCCGCCGGCGACAATGCAGACCAACTCCCGGCGAAGGCGATCTACTGGCAGGGCGATGAATACAGCGCCTGGCCGATGCAGATCGAAGGCATTGAGGCGAACGGGGATGGTACGGCGGTTCGGCCCACGCTTTCGGTCGGCAACGTAAACGGGCGCATCACGGCGCTTTGCTTAGCGTTCCAAGACTTGGCCGATTTCAAACTGACGATGCGCCACACGCTCGGCACATACCTTGATGCAGCGAACTTTCCGGGGGGCAATCCTACGGCGGATCCGACTCAAGAGACGATTGAGGTTTGGTATGTCGACCAGAAGATGAACGAGGACGGGGAGACCGTCAGTTGGGAGTTGGCCAGCCCGGGCGACGTTGGCAATGAATCAATCGGGCGGCAGGCCACAACCCTTTGCCACTGGTGTCTCACCGGCGGCTATCGCGGGCCGAACTGCGGGTACACCGGGCCATACGTCACGAAAGATGGCGTCATCACCGACAACCCGGAATTAGACGAGTGCGACGCCACACTAGGAAAGGGCTGCATCCCGCGCTTCGGCGAGGGTAATCCGTTGCCGTTCGGTGGCTTCCCGGCTGTATCCCTGATCGCAAGGAGCTGA
- a CDS encoding phage tail protein, producing MAIEKFTWPTERGETPDINYRVRTSKFGNGYAQNVGDGPNNKEDSYPVTCVGQEAVVVKIMEFLDRHAGAKAFLWTTPLGELGLFTCKNPAPTAMGGRVFKLTATFERAFQP from the coding sequence ATGGCCATCGAGAAATTCACCTGGCCGACCGAGCGGGGGGAAACGCCCGATATCAATTATCGGGTGCGTACCTCGAAATTCGGAAACGGCTACGCGCAGAACGTCGGTGACGGGCCGAATAACAAAGAGGACTCGTATCCGGTCACCTGCGTAGGCCAGGAGGCCGTGGTGGTGAAGATCATGGAGTTCCTCGACCGGCACGCTGGGGCAAAGGCATTTCTCTGGACAACGCCGCTCGGCGAACTCGGACTGTTCACCTGCAAAAATCCCGCTCCCACAGCAATGGGTGGCAGGGTCTTTAAACTCACCGCCACTTTCGAGCGGGCATTCCAACCATAA
- a CDS encoding phage tail tape measure protein gives MNIAELGVKIDSADAIEAKTSLDEMAKAGGRAEQSAVSLMNEMQALEKSLSTNAKTTQDLAKQRDALAKLTKTGAYGEAEAAKISAQLDKQQVALAKSTMDEQKALNSLLGAIDPARSALAKLDTQVEQLGKHLDAGRISQDEYNTALSKIDKDYDKLNRTTTGFDKLRLGTRQAQENVVQLGNALSSGDWGSGVRAVAQLGAGAGEGAAGLLAILGPLALAAAAVGGLAYAFYKGSEEQDSYNKSLILTGNYAGVSAGQLGDMARQVSATVGTTGQAAAVLALLADNGKIAGESFTGITQAAVSMQEATGKAVSETVAEFAKLADDPVKASAALNEQYHYLTASVYSQITALEKQGDHAGAVKLATESFADAINERTPRILENLSFWEKGYNAVARAADGLKNIGRSDIGADIEQAQRDLASAQAGNVGLFQNKQEMIDLYQNRLNMLEDQKAAEADIAKWQGEHAKAQGDAVSSMAKVDALTKSAWTNEQKRTDAIKEYKRQLEDIRKVAPNDPRLNQAAIDKNLANINDQFKDSKAAGSQVDLTSFNNAKNNLAAISEEYKNAQKELDAAQKAGLVSQVDYALKREALIGNERDEVTAAYEAEIAALEAAKAKKTTSAAQSIQLDQKIADARAGMVKAQKDADSQLEVLATNETGRLARQERAIATYVQALAQQQRALELAGQRAVLGVGQGDRQNALNNELNSQQDRFAQQSLELANQKSDPSRNMSEEEFARKSQALADANKAGTDQIRQNYADVEAAQGDWTKGATSAWANYLDSASNIAGQTKTLFGNAFSSMEDAVVNFAMTGKLSFADFTKSILADMARIATRQASSALLSSLVGAATSYFTGGGGGNGLAAGSAGATSSNLGASSAGYSSNYFPQALGGAWSSGVQMFANGGAFTNNIVSSPTAFGMAGGRAGVMGEAGPEAIMPLTRTSSGKLGVLAAGGGSGTAISISAPVTVVTQDRGSEGMQIDQQALSRNLQSQMQAVAEKAVADSWRAGGTSFRNANGRA, from the coding sequence ATGAACATTGCAGAACTCGGCGTCAAGATCGACTCGGCCGATGCGATCGAGGCCAAAACGAGCCTAGATGAAATGGCGAAAGCTGGCGGTCGGGCCGAGCAGTCCGCCGTTTCGCTGATGAACGAAATGCAGGCGCTGGAGAAATCGCTTTCTACCAACGCCAAGACCACACAGGACCTTGCCAAACAGCGCGATGCATTGGCGAAGCTGACCAAGACCGGCGCCTATGGCGAGGCTGAGGCAGCGAAGATCTCTGCGCAGCTCGACAAGCAACAGGTAGCGCTGGCCAAGTCGACCATGGATGAGCAGAAGGCGCTGAATAGCCTGCTGGGCGCCATCGATCCCGCCCGCTCCGCGCTGGCGAAGCTGGATACGCAGGTCGAGCAATTGGGCAAGCATCTGGACGCCGGCCGAATTAGTCAGGACGAGTACAACACCGCCCTGAGCAAGATCGATAAGGACTACGACAAACTCAACAGAACCACCACCGGCTTCGACAAGCTGCGACTCGGCACGCGCCAGGCACAGGAAAACGTCGTGCAACTGGGGAATGCGCTGTCTTCGGGAGACTGGGGTAGCGGTGTTCGCGCAGTTGCGCAATTGGGTGCCGGTGCGGGCGAGGGTGCGGCGGGGCTGCTCGCAATTCTTGGTCCGCTTGCGCTCGCCGCCGCTGCGGTGGGTGGGCTAGCATACGCCTTCTACAAGGGCAGCGAAGAGCAGGACAGCTACAACAAATCGTTAATCCTCACCGGCAATTATGCCGGTGTGAGCGCCGGGCAATTGGGCGACATGGCCCGTCAGGTCAGCGCAACCGTTGGTACCACTGGCCAAGCCGCAGCCGTGCTGGCTCTGCTTGCCGACAATGGCAAGATCGCCGGCGAGAGCTTTACGGGCATCACTCAAGCCGCGGTGTCGATGCAGGAAGCGACCGGCAAGGCAGTGAGCGAGACGGTAGCGGAGTTCGCCAAGCTCGCCGACGATCCGGTCAAAGCCTCTGCCGCACTGAACGAGCAATACCACTACCTGACCGCGTCGGTTTATTCGCAAATCACCGCGCTGGAGAAGCAGGGCGATCATGCCGGCGCCGTGAAGCTGGCCACCGAGTCGTTCGCTGATGCAATCAACGAGCGCACACCTCGAATCCTCGAGAATCTGAGTTTCTGGGAGAAGGGCTACAACGCCGTTGCTCGGGCTGCTGATGGATTGAAGAATATCGGGCGCAGCGATATCGGCGCCGATATCGAGCAAGCCCAGCGCGACTTGGCGAGCGCTCAGGCAGGCAATGTCGGCCTGTTCCAGAATAAACAGGAGATGATTGATCTCTACCAGAATCGTCTCAACATGCTGGAGGATCAGAAGGCTGCCGAAGCCGATATCGCCAAATGGCAAGGAGAGCACGCGAAAGCTCAGGGCGATGCCGTCTCCTCAATGGCGAAGGTAGACGCACTCACCAAGTCAGCGTGGACGAATGAGCAGAAACGTACCGACGCGATCAAGGAGTACAAGCGGCAGCTCGAAGACATCCGCAAGGTAGCCCCCAATGACCCGCGCCTGAATCAGGCCGCGATCGATAAGAACCTGGCGAACATCAACGACCAGTTCAAGGATTCGAAAGCGGCCGGGTCGCAGGTTGATCTGACCAGTTTCAACAACGCCAAGAACAACCTCGCAGCCATCAGCGAAGAGTACAAAAACGCCCAGAAGGAACTGGACGCCGCGCAGAAGGCCGGACTCGTTTCTCAAGTTGACTACGCCTTGAAACGCGAAGCACTGATCGGCAACGAGCGCGACGAGGTAACCGCAGCCTACGAGGCAGAGATTGCCGCACTGGAAGCCGCGAAGGCGAAAAAGACCACCTCTGCCGCCCAAAGCATCCAGCTTGACCAGAAGATCGCCGATGCGCGCGCCGGCATGGTCAAAGCGCAGAAAGATGCGGACAGCCAGCTCGAGGTTTTGGCCACAAACGAGACCGGCCGCCTCGCCCGACAAGAGCGTGCGATAGCGACCTACGTTCAGGCCTTGGCTCAGCAGCAGCGAGCGTTGGAACTGGCGGGGCAGCGCGCCGTGCTTGGCGTCGGACAAGGCGATCGCCAGAACGCGCTCAACAATGAGCTGAATAGCCAGCAGGATCGGTTCGCTCAGCAATCACTGGAACTGGCAAACCAGAAGTCCGATCCGTCGCGGAACATGTCGGAGGAGGAGTTCGCTCGGAAGTCGCAGGCCCTCGCCGATGCGAACAAAGCTGGCACCGACCAAATCCGCCAGAACTACGCGGACGTGGAGGCGGCGCAGGGTGACTGGACCAAAGGCGCAACGTCGGCCTGGGCCAACTACCTGGATTCGGCGAGCAATATTGCTGGCCAGACGAAGACCCTGTTCGGCAACGCCTTCAGTTCGATGGAAGACGCGGTCGTCAACTTTGCCATGACCGGGAAGCTGTCGTTTGCTGACTTCACCAAGTCGATTCTGGCGGATATGGCGCGGATCGCGACCCGTCAGGCCAGTTCGGCGTTGCTGAGCAGTCTGGTTGGTGCGGCCACCAGTTACTTCACTGGCGGAGGTGGCGGGAATGGGCTGGCGGCTGGATCAGCAGGTGCGACATCGTCGAATCTCGGGGCGTCCTCGGCGGGTTACTCCAGCAACTACTTCCCGCAAGCGCTCGGCGGCGCCTGGTCGTCCGGCGTGCAAATGTTCGCCAATGGCGGCGCCTTCACCAACAACATCGTCAGTTCGCCAACCGCTTTCGGGATGGCTGGAGGCCGGGCGGGCGTCATGGGTGAGGCGGGGCCGGAGGCGATCATGCCACTGACCCGGACTTCCAGCGGCAAGCTGGGTGTCCTCGCGGCCGGCGGTGGCTCCGGGACTGCGATCAGCATCAGCGCGCCGGTCACGGTGGTGACGCAGGATCGAGGCTCCGAAGGCATGCAGATTGACCAGCAGGCCCTGTCGAGAAACCTGCAATCGCAAATGCAGGCCGTGGCCGAGAAAGCCGTCGCTGACTCTTGGCGCGCGGGCGGTACCAGCTTCCGAAACGCAAATGGGAGGGCCTGA